A single genomic interval of Cupriavidus necator harbors:
- the upp gene encoding uracil phosphoribosyltransferase, with product MNDMSAVPAVEPLDADPAGLAGVLVVDHPLVQHKVTLVRSEDTTTDNFRRLVREISQLLTYEATRDLAMETVAIRTPIAPMQSRVLSGKKLCLVSILRAGNGFIDGMLELLPAARVGHIGLYRDPETLEPIEYYFKMPEDIQERMVIVVDPMLATGNSAIAALNRLKEAGVTTMKYVCLIASRPGLRALRAAHPEVGIVTAAIDETLNEHGYIVPGLGDAGDRLYGTR from the coding sequence ATGAACGACATGTCCGCTGTTCCCGCTGTTGAACCACTCGATGCCGATCCTGCCGGCCTGGCCGGGGTGCTGGTCGTCGACCACCCGCTGGTGCAGCACAAGGTCACCCTGGTGCGCAGCGAGGACACCACCACCGACAACTTCCGCCGGCTGGTGCGTGAAATCAGCCAGTTGCTGACCTACGAAGCCACGCGCGACCTGGCCATGGAGACGGTCGCCATCCGCACGCCGATCGCGCCGATGCAGTCGCGGGTGCTGTCGGGCAAGAAGCTGTGCCTGGTGTCGATCCTGCGCGCGGGCAACGGCTTTATCGACGGCATGCTGGAGCTGCTGCCGGCGGCGCGCGTCGGGCATATCGGCCTGTACCGCGACCCCGAGACGCTGGAGCCGATCGAGTACTACTTCAAGATGCCGGAAGACATCCAGGAGCGCATGGTGATCGTGGTGGACCCGATGCTGGCCACCGGCAACTCGGCCATTGCCGCGCTGAACCGCCTGAAAGAGGCCGGCGTCACCACCATGAAGTACGTGTGCCTGATCGCCTCGCGCCCGGGGCTGCGCGCGCTGCGCGCGGCGCACCCTGAGGTCGGCATCGTCACCGCGGCCATCGACGAAACGCTCAACGAGCACGGCTATATCGTGCCCGGGCTGGGCGACGCCGGCGACCGCCTCTACGGCACGCGCTGA
- a CDS encoding URC4/urg3 family protein, whose amino-acid sequence MTMFPEDGKPGMDRQGTGNEMRPGAGWLSPVPEGHPASALLCAEAVRTHCAAVTENVASGASELFTWHPDRVHAIADYVASTIRQRYPDLQVPYHSRWRHFESAGVDQRADRWQVLCERAALSGPEHREERARIGIDLVIPSVLLDAGAGPDWRYRDPASDLVLTRSEGLGVASFDLFARGGFSAAPGDPLRADAERLQRIDADSIAHAFQVAQHNPLVGLEGRAGLLRRLGEVMEATPALFGRPARLGNLYDYLKAHAVNGHLDAGFLLRTLLVGLGPVWPGRIIVEGVSLGDCWRHPAAPGGLVPFHKLTQWLTYSLLEPLEDAGLTVTGLDALTGLPEYRNGGLLYDFELMVPRDPGFAAVPHAVDEPVIVEWRALTVTGLDLVADGVRQALGLQEENFPLARVLEGGTWAAGRRIAAKRRPGGAPPFAIISDGTVF is encoded by the coding sequence ATGACGATGTTTCCCGAGGATGGCAAGCCCGGCATGGACCGCCAGGGCACAGGTAACGAGATGCGGCCTGGTGCCGGCTGGCTGAGCCCGGTACCGGAAGGGCATCCCGCTTCGGCGCTGCTGTGTGCCGAGGCGGTGCGCACGCATTGCGCGGCGGTCACCGAGAACGTGGCCAGCGGCGCGTCCGAACTTTTCACCTGGCATCCGGACCGCGTGCATGCCATTGCCGACTATGTCGCCAGCACCATCCGCCAGCGCTATCCTGACCTGCAGGTGCCGTACCACAGCCGCTGGCGCCATTTTGAAAGCGCCGGTGTCGACCAGCGCGCGGACCGGTGGCAGGTGCTGTGCGAGCGTGCCGCGCTGAGCGGGCCCGAGCACCGCGAGGAGCGCGCCCGCATCGGCATTGACCTGGTGATTCCAAGCGTATTGCTCGATGCCGGCGCCGGCCCTGACTGGCGTTACCGCGATCCGGCCAGCGACCTGGTGCTGACGCGCTCGGAAGGGCTGGGCGTGGCCAGTTTCGACCTGTTCGCGCGCGGCGGCTTCTCGGCCGCGCCGGGCGATCCGCTGCGCGCGGACGCCGAGCGGCTGCAGCGCATCGATGCCGACAGCATCGCCCACGCCTTCCAGGTCGCGCAGCACAACCCGCTGGTGGGGCTGGAAGGCCGCGCCGGCCTGCTGCGCCGCCTCGGCGAGGTGATGGAGGCGACCCCGGCGCTGTTCGGCCGGCCGGCACGGCTGGGCAACCTGTACGACTACCTGAAGGCGCATGCGGTCAACGGGCACCTCGACGCCGGCTTCCTGCTGCGCACGCTGCTGGTCGGCCTGGGGCCGGTATGGCCGGGGCGGATCATTGTCGAAGGCGTGTCGCTGGGCGACTGCTGGCGGCATCCGGCCGCGCCGGGCGGGCTGGTGCCGTTCCACAAGCTCACGCAATGGCTGACGTATTCGCTGCTGGAGCCGCTGGAGGACGCCGGCCTGACCGTGACCGGGCTGGACGCGCTGACGGGCCTGCCCGAATACCGCAACGGCGGCCTGCTCTACGACTTCGAGCTGATGGTGCCGCGCGACCCCGGCTTTGCCGCCGTGCCGCATGCGGTGGATGAGCCCGTGATCGTCGAATGGCGCGCGCTGACCGTGACCGGCCTGGACCTGGTGGCCGACGGCGTGCGCCAGGCGCTTGGCTTGCAGGAAGAAAATTTCCCGCTGGCGCGCGTGCTCGAAGGCGGCACCTGGGCGGCGGGGCGCCGCATTGCCGCCAAGCGGCGCCCGGGTGGCGCGCCGCCGTTCGCCATCATCAGCGACGGCACGGTGTTCTGA
- a CDS encoding GTP cyclohydrolase II, with protein sequence MSDHIVLTSHARRDKPAEPIHWGAPTAAERGPVIASLANPAQRNVIGTHAGAYAIYRALAVAAGALQRDHRTDLTDTAPAEAIGPHPQWGDPEKIVSLDPWGHLVSTVFADRIAAGVDIRPTIAVTRAHINMPELMSAIAAGRLKPDGDILHANGDVRVTKAAVDPVWYLPGLAARFGIKESVLRRSLFEQTGGMFPELVTRPDLKVFLPPIGGMTLYFFGDVSQLGKPETRVACRVHDECNGSDVFGSDICTCRPYLAHGIEVCIEMAQQGGVGLVVYNRKEGRALGEVTKFLVYNARKRQVGGDRAETYFARTECVAGVQDMRFQELMPDVFHWLGIRRIDRWASMSNMKHGALVAQGIEVVEQVAIPETLIPADARVEIDAKVAAGYFTHYTPPDANELALAKGRGLNE encoded by the coding sequence ATGTCCGACCATATCGTCCTGACCTCGCACGCACGCCGCGACAAGCCGGCCGAGCCTATCCACTGGGGCGCCCCCACGGCGGCCGAGCGCGGGCCGGTCATCGCCAGCCTGGCGAATCCGGCGCAGCGCAATGTGATCGGCACTCACGCAGGTGCCTACGCCATCTACCGGGCCCTGGCGGTTGCCGCGGGCGCATTGCAGCGCGACCATCGCACCGACCTGACCGATACCGCGCCGGCGGAGGCGATCGGCCCGCATCCGCAGTGGGGCGACCCGGAGAAGATAGTTTCGCTGGATCCGTGGGGCCACCTGGTGTCCACCGTGTTTGCCGACCGCATCGCGGCCGGCGTGGATATCCGCCCGACCATCGCCGTCACCCGCGCGCATATCAACATGCCGGAGCTGATGTCGGCCATCGCGGCCGGCCGGCTCAAGCCCGACGGCGACATCCTCCATGCCAATGGCGATGTGCGCGTGACCAAGGCTGCGGTCGATCCGGTCTGGTATCTGCCCGGGCTGGCGGCCCGTTTCGGCATCAAGGAAAGCGTGCTGCGCCGCAGCCTGTTCGAGCAGACCGGCGGCATGTTCCCGGAACTGGTGACGCGGCCGGACCTGAAGGTGTTCCTGCCGCCCATCGGCGGCATGACGCTGTATTTCTTCGGCGACGTGAGCCAGCTGGGCAAGCCTGAAACCCGCGTGGCCTGCCGCGTGCACGATGAATGCAACGGATCGGATGTATTCGGGTCAGACATCTGTACCTGCCGGCCGTATCTGGCACATGGCATCGAGGTGTGCATCGAGATGGCGCAGCAGGGCGGTGTCGGGCTGGTGGTCTACAACCGCAAGGAGGGCCGCGCGCTGGGCGAGGTGACCAAGTTCCTGGTCTACAACGCCCGCAAGCGGCAGGTGGGCGGCGACCGTGCCGAGACTTACTTTGCCCGCACCGAATGCGTGGCAGGCGTGCAGGACATGCGTTTCCAGGAGCTGATGCCGGATGTGTTCCACTGGCTGGGCATCCGCCGCATCGACCGCTGGGCGTCGATGAGCAACATGAAGCATGGCGCGCTGGTGGCGCAGGGCATCGAGGTGGTCGAGCAGGTGGCCATCCCCGAGACCCTGATTCCCGCCGACGCCCGTGTCGAGATCGATGCCAAGGTGGCCGCGGGCTACTTTACGCACTACACGCCGCCGGATGCGAACGAACTGGCCCTGGCAAAGGGCAGGGGGTTGAACGAATGA
- a CDS encoding acyltransferase family protein — protein MSPRPSRLPCIDALKAVSSQLIVLHHLAFYGPMSDTAYRLAPGLVDWLYDYARIAVQVFLVVSGFLAARSLAPHGQLEISQHPLLVLWRRYQKLVVPFAAALLLSIAGAALARQWMVHDSIPAPPGLLQFLAHVTLLHNVLDVDALSAGVWYVAIDLQLFALLLGALWAARAVARGKAPAGAGVSIGIVVLVAVASLFWFNRDAAWDIWALYFFGAYGMGALAYWASNPGRPVLPLLVLGAVTLAALAFDFRLRIAVALATALLLAVARRGGWLERWPRARVIGFFGRISYSVFLVHFPVCLLVNALVSNLAPGQPVLNALGMVAAWALSNVAGALFYRYIESARPLAALRALLGNGRDRASRQSV, from the coding sequence ATGAGCCCCCGTCCGTCGCGCCTGCCGTGCATTGACGCCCTGAAAGCGGTCAGCTCCCAGTTGATCGTGCTCCATCACCTGGCCTTCTATGGCCCGATGTCCGATACCGCGTATCGGCTGGCCCCGGGGCTGGTGGACTGGCTCTACGACTACGCCCGCATCGCCGTGCAGGTCTTTCTGGTGGTCAGCGGTTTCCTCGCCGCGCGCAGCCTGGCGCCGCATGGCCAGCTGGAAATCAGCCAGCATCCGCTGCTGGTGCTGTGGCGGCGCTACCAGAAGCTGGTGGTGCCCTTTGCTGCGGCGCTGCTGCTCAGCATTGCCGGGGCCGCCCTGGCGCGCCAATGGATGGTGCATGATTCGATCCCTGCGCCGCCCGGCCTGCTGCAGTTCCTTGCGCACGTGACGCTGCTGCATAACGTGCTCGATGTCGACGCGCTCTCGGCCGGGGTCTGGTACGTGGCCATCGACCTGCAGCTGTTTGCGCTGCTGCTGGGTGCGCTGTGGGCCGCGCGCGCCGTGGCGCGCGGGAAAGCGCCGGCGGGTGCCGGGGTCAGCATTGGCATTGTGGTGCTGGTGGCGGTGGCATCGCTGTTCTGGTTCAACCGCGATGCCGCGTGGGATATCTGGGCGCTGTACTTCTTCGGCGCCTATGGCATGGGGGCGCTGGCCTACTGGGCGTCCAACCCCGGTCGCCCGGTGTTGCCGCTGCTGGTCCTCGGCGCGGTAACGTTGGCGGCGCTGGCCTTCGATTTCCGGCTGCGCATCGCGGTGGCGCTGGCGACTGCGCTGCTGCTGGCGGTGGCGCGCCGCGGCGGCTGGCTGGAGCGCTGGCCGCGGGCGCGCGTGATCGGCTTCTTCGGGCGCATTTCCTATTCGGTGTTCCTGGTTCACTTTCCGGTCTGCCTGCTGGTCAACGCGCTGGTGTCGAACCTGGCGCCGGGCCAGCCGGTGCTGAACGCGCTCGGCATGGTTGCCGCATGGGCGCTCAGCAATGTGGCCGGCGCGTTGTTCTATCGCTACATCGAAAGCGCCCGGCCGTTGGCGGCGCTGCGTGCGCTGCTGGGCAACGGCCGCGACCGCGCCAGCCGGCAAAGCGTGTAA
- a CDS encoding substrate-binding domain-containing protein — protein sequence MKTFSSGALSVNRKDPAGGRPDTTGGATLIDVAQAARVSLATASRVFSSPHLVRDSTAQRVREAARRLSFRPNLLGSKLRAQQTRMIGVMVPTLENAVFAECWHGIEEAALAGGYSLMLVTSGYDPARECERVEYLLRHRVDGMVLTVADAAHSTVLDQLDGEGVPYVLAYNQAGPRSRRHSVSVDNRRSACAGVEALIAAGHRRIVVVSGAFVASDRARQRFAGYQDAMRAHGLRPAAPVCLPSHTASNAEQIRALVRANDAPTAFFCTNDLLAIGVISDLRRLGLSVPRDISVLGYDGIALGSVVEPPLATVVQPNSEIGASAVGRLLAWLHDGGRASAAPPRVTLLPHALRVNGTVAAPPSM from the coding sequence ATGAAAACGTTTTCATCCGGAGCTCTAAGCGTGAATCGCAAAGATCCAGCGGGGGGCAGGCCCGACACGACAGGTGGCGCCACCCTGATCGACGTGGCGCAAGCCGCGCGGGTGTCGCTCGCCACCGCATCGCGCGTGTTCAGCAGCCCGCACCTGGTGCGCGACAGCACGGCGCAGCGCGTGCGCGAGGCGGCGCGCCGGCTCAGCTTTCGCCCCAACCTGCTCGGCAGCAAGCTGCGCGCCCAGCAGACCCGCATGATCGGTGTGATGGTGCCAACGCTGGAAAACGCGGTGTTCGCCGAATGCTGGCACGGCATCGAGGAAGCGGCGCTGGCGGGCGGCTATTCGCTGATGCTGGTCACCAGCGGCTACGATCCGGCTCGCGAATGCGAGCGTGTGGAGTACCTGCTGCGCCATCGCGTGGACGGCATGGTGCTGACCGTGGCCGACGCGGCGCACAGCACGGTGCTGGATCAACTCGACGGCGAGGGCGTGCCATACGTGCTGGCGTACAACCAGGCCGGACCGCGCAGCCGGCGTCATTCGGTATCGGTGGACAACCGGCGCAGCGCCTGCGCCGGCGTGGAGGCCCTGATTGCCGCCGGGCACCGCCGCATCGTCGTGGTATCGGGCGCCTTCGTCGCCTCGGACCGCGCGCGCCAGCGCTTTGCCGGCTATCAGGACGCCATGCGCGCGCACGGGCTAAGGCCCGCCGCGCCAGTCTGCCTGCCATCGCACACCGCCAGCAATGCCGAACAGATCCGCGCGCTGGTCCGGGCAAACGATGCGCCCACCGCCTTTTTCTGCACCAATGACCTGCTGGCCATCGGCGTGATCTCCGACCTCAGGCGCCTCGGCCTGAGCGTGCCGCGCGACATCTCCGTGCTGGGCTATGACGGTATCGCGCTGGGCAGCGTGGTCGAACCGCCGCTGGCCACCGTCGTGCAACCCAATTCGGAGATCGGCGCCAGCGCCGTCGGCCGGCTGCTTGCCTGGCTGCACGATGGCGGACGAGCCTCGGCGGCGCCGCCGCGCGTCACGCTGCTGCCGCACGCACTGCGCGTCAACGGCACCGTGGCCGCTCCGCCATCAATGTAA
- a CDS encoding ABC transporter substrate-binding protein: MQPIPSWRRPLRWIALALSAAAFSQGVAAQTAICYNCPPEWADWAAQIRAIKEKTGVAVPLDNKNSGQSLAQLVAEKASPVADVVYYGVTFGIQAKKDGVTAAYKPAHWNDIPDGLKDPQGNWFAIHSGTLGFMVNVDALRGKPVPQSWADLLKPEYKGLVGYLDPASAFVGYVGAVAVNQAMGGTLDNFGPAFKYFKDLQKNQPIVPKQTAYARVLSGEIPILLDYDFNAYRARYKDHANVAFVIPKEGSVVVPYVMSLVNKAPHEAEGRKVLDYVLSDAGQALWANAYLRPVRAGVVPKEVQARFLPATEYARAKAVDFGKMADVQKAFSEQYLKEVR, translated from the coding sequence ATGCAACCTATTCCTTCCTGGCGCCGCCCGCTGCGCTGGATTGCCCTGGCGCTAAGCGCCGCCGCGTTCAGCCAGGGCGTGGCCGCCCAGACCGCGATCTGCTACAACTGCCCGCCCGAATGGGCCGACTGGGCGGCACAGATCCGCGCCATCAAGGAAAAGACCGGCGTTGCCGTGCCGCTGGACAACAAGAACTCCGGCCAGTCGCTGGCGCAGCTGGTCGCCGAGAAGGCCAGCCCGGTGGCCGATGTGGTCTACTACGGCGTGACCTTCGGCATCCAGGCCAAGAAGGACGGCGTCACCGCCGCCTACAAGCCCGCCCACTGGAACGACATTCCCGACGGCCTGAAGGACCCGCAGGGCAACTGGTTCGCCATCCATTCCGGCACGCTGGGCTTCATGGTCAATGTCGACGCGCTGCGCGGCAAGCCGGTGCCGCAGTCATGGGCCGACCTGCTCAAGCCCGAGTACAAGGGCCTGGTCGGCTATCTCGACCCCGCCAGCGCCTTCGTCGGCTACGTGGGCGCAGTGGCCGTCAACCAGGCCATGGGCGGCACGCTCGACAACTTCGGCCCGGCCTTCAAGTATTTCAAGGACCTGCAGAAGAACCAGCCGATCGTGCCCAAGCAGACCGCATATGCGCGCGTGCTGTCCGGTGAAATCCCTATCCTGCTCGATTACGACTTCAACGCCTATCGCGCCCGCTACAAGGACCACGCCAACGTTGCCTTCGTGATCCCCAAAGAGGGCTCGGTGGTGGTTCCCTACGTGATGAGCCTGGTCAACAAGGCGCCGCATGAGGCCGAAGGCCGCAAGGTGCTCGACTACGTGCTGTCCGACGCCGGCCAGGCGCTGTGGGCCAACGCCTACCTGCGCCCGGTGCGCGCCGGCGTGGTGCCTAAGGAAGTACAGGCGCGTTTCCTGCCGGCCACCGAATACGCACGGGCCAAGGCGGTGGACTTCGGCAAGATGGCCGACGTGCAAAAGGCGTTCAGCGAGCAGTATCTGAAGGAGGTGCGCTGA
- a CDS encoding ABC transporter permease, which produces MTNRSPSLFLFALPALVVFLAFFCLPMARLVAVSINGEQGAGVYWTVVSSPRYLHSLMVTVLLSAAVTLVTLVIAGIAGTFLQRNAVPGKSVLVAMLTFPLAFPGVVIGFMVIMLGGRNGLLAMVGDKLAGERWTFAYGLAGLFVGYLYFSIPRVILTVMAAVEKLDASLEEAARSLGAGPWRVVRDVMLPAMMPAMISSGAICFATSMGAFGTAFTLATQLDVLPLTIYNEFTNYANFGMAAALSILLGTVTWALLALARWFSGDAVAATA; this is translated from the coding sequence ATGACAAACCGATCCCCCTCCCTCTTCCTGTTTGCCTTGCCGGCACTGGTGGTCTTCCTGGCCTTCTTCTGCCTGCCGATGGCGCGGCTCGTGGCGGTCAGCATCAACGGCGAGCAAGGCGCGGGCGTGTACTGGACCGTGGTCTCCAGTCCGCGCTACCTGCACAGCCTGATGGTCACCGTGCTGCTGTCGGCAGCCGTGACACTGGTCACGCTGGTGATTGCCGGCATTGCCGGCACCTTCCTGCAGCGCAACGCGGTGCCTGGCAAGTCCGTGCTGGTGGCCATGCTGACCTTTCCGCTGGCGTTTCCCGGCGTGGTGATCGGCTTCATGGTCATCATGCTCGGCGGCCGCAACGGCCTGCTGGCCATGGTCGGCGACAAGCTCGCCGGCGAGCGCTGGACCTTTGCCTACGGCCTGGCCGGGCTGTTCGTCGGCTACCTGTACTTTTCGATCCCGCGCGTGATCCTGACCGTGATGGCGGCAGTGGAGAAGCTCGACGCCTCGCTGGAAGAAGCTGCCCGCTCGCTGGGCGCCGGGCCCTGGCGCGTGGTGCGCGACGTGATGCTGCCCGCGATGATGCCGGCCATGATCTCCAGCGGCGCGATCTGCTTTGCCACCAGCATGGGCGCGTTCGGTACCGCCTTCACGCTGGCCACGCAACTCGACGTGCTGCCGCTCACCATCTACAACGAGTTCACCAACTACGCCAACTTCGGCATGGCCGCTGCGCTGTCCATCCTGTTGGGCACCGTCACCTGGGCCTTGCTGGCGCTCGCGCGCTGGTTTTCCGGCGACGCCGTGGCCGCGACCGCCTAG
- a CDS encoding ABC transporter permease: MTPTHRRPGYWLQLALTLAVCAFMTVPVVLSVLAGLTNNIFIGLESGLTTRWLAEVWSLYRNTIFLSLLIALACLACTLVLGVPAAYYMALRRNRITRLIEELLMLPVAVPGLATALGLILLYGTWQALRTSWLFILIGHVLFTLPFMVRSVLAILSAIDIRTLEDAAASLGASRLQRFLTVVLPNCRQGILAGALMVVTLSVGEFNLTWMLHTPTTQTLPVGLADSYASMRLEIGSAYTIVFFVMIIPLLVLMQALSALGARSRKYVPEAVPAPAVAATPANPHTETRHA; the protein is encoded by the coding sequence ATGACCCCAACCCATCGCCGCCCCGGCTACTGGCTGCAACTGGCGCTCACACTGGCGGTCTGCGCCTTCATGACCGTGCCGGTCGTGCTCTCCGTGCTGGCTGGCCTGACCAACAATATCTTCATCGGCCTGGAAAGCGGCCTGACCACGCGCTGGCTCGCGGAAGTCTGGTCGCTCTATCGCAATACCATCTTCCTGTCGCTGCTGATCGCGCTGGCCTGCCTTGCCTGCACGCTGGTGCTGGGCGTGCCGGCCGCGTACTACATGGCGCTGCGGCGCAACCGCATCACCCGGCTGATCGAGGAACTGCTGATGCTGCCGGTGGCCGTTCCGGGCCTCGCGACCGCGCTTGGCCTGATCCTGCTCTACGGCACCTGGCAGGCGCTGCGCACGAGCTGGCTGTTTATCCTGATCGGCCATGTGCTGTTCACCCTGCCCTTTATGGTGCGTTCGGTGCTGGCCATCCTTTCCGCCATCGATATCCGCACGCTGGAGGACGCAGCGGCCAGCCTTGGCGCGAGCCGCCTGCAGCGCTTCCTTACCGTGGTGCTGCCCAATTGCCGCCAGGGCATCCTGGCCGGCGCGCTCATGGTGGTCACGCTGTCGGTGGGCGAATTCAACCTCACCTGGATGCTGCACACGCCCACCACCCAGACGTTGCCGGTGGGCCTGGCCGACAGCTATGCCTCGATGCGGCTGGAGATCGGCTCGGCCTACACCATCGTCTTCTTCGTCATGATCATTCCGCTGCTGGTGCTGATGCAAGCGCTCAGCGCGCTGGGCGCGCGTTCCCGCAAGTATGTTCCCGAAGCGGTGCCCGCCCCTGCTGTTGCCGCCACGCCGGCCAACCCTCATACCGAGACCCGTCATGCATGA
- a CDS encoding ABC transporter ATP-binding protein — protein sequence MHEPTTIRLRDCGKTFADGTLALQPLDLDIGAAETVVLLGPSGCGKTTTLRIIAGLEYPDAGGEVWFGDTCVTALPIEQRGVGMVFQSYALFPNMTVSENIGYGLRVRRVDAAMRRTRVADMLAMMHLEPFADRRVDQLSGGQRQRVALARAIAVQPRVLLLDEPLTALDAKLRDALRADINQLLRNLGITAVYVTHDQAEAMALGDRIIVMDKGRIAQTGTPQDIYRAPANAFVADFIGTMNRLSAAAENGAWRVPGGVVPRTHESAPAQRADLMFRPEDVALVHTDDAHLHGSVVTALFLGNCTRLLVEVGASAPLIVDTTRRDNWHAGDRVGLRIDTGHLITLPEALAA from the coding sequence ATGCATGAACCCACCACCATCAGGCTGCGCGATTGCGGCAAGACGTTTGCCGACGGCACGCTGGCGCTGCAGCCGCTGGATCTCGACATCGGCGCCGCGGAAACCGTGGTACTGCTAGGCCCGTCCGGCTGCGGCAAGACCACCACGCTGCGCATCATCGCCGGGCTGGAGTATCCCGATGCAGGCGGCGAAGTCTGGTTCGGCGATACCTGCGTGACCGCGCTGCCGATCGAGCAGCGCGGCGTGGGCATGGTGTTCCAGAGCTACGCGCTGTTCCCCAATATGACCGTCTCCGAGAACATCGGCTACGGGCTGCGCGTGCGGCGCGTGGACGCCGCCATGCGCCGCACGCGGGTTGCCGACATGCTCGCGATGATGCATCTCGAACCCTTCGCCGACCGCCGCGTGGACCAGCTCTCGGGCGGCCAGCGCCAGCGCGTGGCGCTCGCACGCGCCATTGCCGTGCAGCCGCGCGTGCTACTGCTGGACGAGCCGCTGACCGCGCTCGACGCCAAGCTGCGCGACGCCCTGCGCGCCGACATCAACCAGTTGCTGCGCAACCTGGGCATCACCGCCGTCTATGTCACGCATGACCAGGCCGAGGCCATGGCGCTGGGCGACCGCATCATCGTTATGGACAAGGGCCGCATCGCCCAGACGGGCACGCCGCAGGATATCTACCGCGCGCCGGCCAATGCCTTCGTGGCGGATTTCATCGGCACCATGAACCGCCTGTCCGCCGCTGCCGAGAACGGCGCCTGGCGCGTGCCTGGCGGCGTCGTGCCCCGGACGCACGAATCCGCGCCGGCGCAGCGCGCCGACCTGATGTTCCGCCCCGAAGACGTGGCGCTGGTGCACACGGACGACGCCCATCTGCACGGTAGCGTGGTCACGGCCCTGTTCCTGGGCAACTGCACCCGCCTGCTGGTGGAAGTCGGCGCCTCCGCGCCGCTCATCGTCGACACCACGCGCCGCGACAACTGGCACGCCGGAGACCGCGTCGGCCTGCGCATCGACACCGGCCACCTCATCACACTTCCCGAAGCCCTGGCAGCATGA
- a CDS encoding phosphodiesterase yields MNTAPYLVAHITDLHIKAGGKLSYRLVDTAGALHRCIDTLLAAPQQPDAVIVTGDLVDFGAESEYQFLRQILQRLSMPVRLLPGNHDSRGALRRVFADHDYLFATGSGEDPVHYSIDSGPLRLVAFDCTVPGQPGGRVDPGALPWLEAALSADPARPTLLLLHHPPFFTGIGHMDEQGLANADALEAIVRRHPQVERVLCGHLHRHITRRFGGTVAITAPGPAHQVALDLDPQAPSCFRMEPPGYLLHWWHPAHGLVTHAAAIGDYGAAHPFFDAQGKLID; encoded by the coding sequence ATGAACACCGCCCCCTACCTGGTCGCCCACATCACCGACCTCCACATCAAGGCCGGCGGCAAGCTGTCGTACCGGCTGGTTGACACCGCCGGTGCACTGCACCGCTGCATCGACACCCTGCTGGCAGCCCCGCAACAGCCCGACGCAGTGATTGTCACCGGCGACCTGGTCGACTTCGGCGCCGAAAGCGAATACCAGTTCCTGCGCCAGATCCTGCAGCGGCTATCCATGCCCGTGCGGTTGCTGCCGGGGAATCACGACAGCCGCGGCGCGCTACGCCGCGTCTTTGCCGATCACGACTATCTGTTCGCCACCGGCAGCGGCGAAGACCCGGTGCACTACAGCATCGACTCGGGACCGCTGCGGCTGGTGGCCTTCGACTGCACCGTGCCGGGCCAGCCCGGCGGGCGCGTCGATCCCGGCGCGCTGCCATGGCTGGAAGCCGCACTGTCTGCCGACCCGGCCCGCCCCACCCTGCTGTTGCTGCACCATCCGCCGTTCTTTACCGGCATCGGCCACATGGACGAGCAGGGCCTGGCCAACGCCGACGCGCTCGAAGCCATCGTGCGCCGCCACCCGCAAGTGGAACGCGTGCTGTGCGGCCATCTGCATCGGCACATCACGCGCCGCTTCGGTGGCACGGTCGCGATCACCGCGCCCGGGCCGGCGCACCAGGTGGCGCTGGACCTGGACCCGCAGGCGCCCTCGTGCTTTCGCATGGAGCCGCCCGGCTACCTGCTGCACTGGTGGCATCCGGCACACGGACTTGTGACGCATGCGGCAGCGATCGGGGACTATGGGGCAGCGCATCCGTTCTTTGACGCGCAGGGCAAGCTGATCGACTAG